A portion of the Actomonas aquatica genome contains these proteins:
- a CDS encoding HpcH/HpaI aldolase family protein has translation MNLRPSRVLGQLNAGNYPSILKINLSDPRVIEIAGLSGVDAVWLCTEHVPNDWIGLENQIRAARLHNIDSLVRVGRGSYSDYIRPLEADATGIIVPHVTTADEARQIVNWVRFHPMGRRALDGGNIDGRFCHVPMAEYLEHSNQERIIILQIESPEALANVEEIAAVPGFNGLLFGPGDFSHLIGKAGQLDAPEVVAARQRVAAAATAHGKFTMTAGLIAPFDTLVKEGYRLFGVGADVVGIGSYIEERLKLIKNPPAAPASSSSPYV, from the coding sequence ATGAATCTCCGCCCCAGCCGTGTCCTCGGCCAACTCAATGCCGGGAACTATCCCAGCATCCTGAAAATCAATCTCTCCGACCCGCGCGTGATCGAGATTGCCGGCCTCTCCGGCGTCGACGCGGTGTGGCTCTGCACCGAACACGTGCCCAACGATTGGATCGGTCTCGAAAACCAGATTCGCGCCGCCCGCCTCCACAACATCGACTCCCTCGTGCGCGTCGGTCGGGGCAGCTACAGCGACTACATCCGCCCCCTCGAAGCCGACGCCACCGGCATCATCGTGCCGCACGTCACCACCGCCGACGAAGCCCGCCAGATCGTCAACTGGGTGCGTTTCCATCCGATGGGGCGCCGCGCCCTCGACGGGGGCAACATCGACGGTCGCTTCTGTCACGTGCCGATGGCCGAATACCTCGAACACAGCAATCAGGAGCGCATCATCATTCTCCAAATCGAATCACCCGAGGCGCTGGCCAACGTCGAAGAAATCGCCGCCGTGCCCGGCTTCAACGGCCTGCTCTTTGGCCCCGGCGACTTCAGCCACCTCATCGGCAAAGCCGGCCAACTCGACGCGCCCGAGGTCGTCGCCGCCCGTCAGCGCGTCGCCGCCGCCGCTACCGCCCACGGCAAGTTCACCATGACCGCCGGGCTCATCGCTCCCTTTGACACGCTGGTCAAAGAAGGTTACCGGCTCTTCGGCGTAGGCGCCGACGTCGTTGGCATTGGAAGCTACATCGAAGAGCGCCTGAAGCTGATCAAAAATCCGCCCGCCGCGCCCGCCTCCTCCTCGTCTCCCTATGTCTGA
- a CDS encoding SDR family oxidoreductase, giving the protein MSDFPISLAGKLVVQFGGSGLLGRALAADLARAGAHVIVAGRDPSKLADLQTDAATAGHLLTATAVDITDEASLAALRDGLLDQHGRIDGVVFNAVSRPMAGLNDPVAAWRDSMETNATGLLLTARTFGNAMASAGSGSLVNIGSIQGMVGPNGFLYEGTEMISPPDYFFHKGGMVNLTRYLAAQYGPKGVRVNTVSPGGIFNPAKPPPDAFLQRYGQMTMTGRMAHAHEISGAVAFLLSDASTYVTGTNLPVDGGYTAK; this is encoded by the coding sequence ATGTCTGATTTTCCCATTTCGTTGGCCGGTAAACTGGTCGTGCAATTCGGCGGCAGCGGCCTGCTCGGCCGCGCCCTCGCCGCCGACCTCGCCCGCGCCGGCGCTCACGTGATCGTGGCCGGTCGCGACCCATCCAAACTCGCCGACCTGCAGACCGACGCAGCCACCGCCGGCCATCTGCTTACCGCCACCGCCGTCGACATCACCGACGAAGCGTCACTCGCTGCGCTCCGCGACGGCTTGCTCGACCAACACGGCCGTATCGACGGCGTGGTGTTTAATGCCGTCAGCCGCCCCATGGCCGGTCTCAACGATCCGGTCGCTGCCTGGCGCGACTCCATGGAAACCAACGCCACCGGCCTGCTGCTCACTGCGCGCACGTTTGGCAACGCCATGGCCTCCGCCGGCTCCGGCAGTCTCGTGAACATCGGCTCCATTCAGGGCATGGTTGGCCCCAATGGTTTTCTCTACGAGGGCACCGAGATGATCTCCCCGCCCGACTACTTTTTCCACAAGGGCGGTATGGTGAACCTCACCCGCTACCTCGCCGCCCAATACGGCCCCAAGGGCGTGCGCGTAAACACCGTCAGCCCCGGCGGCATCTTTAATCCCGCAAAGCCGCCGCCCGACGCCTTTCTCCAGCGCTACGGCCAGATGACCATGACCGGTCGCATGGCGCACGCCCATGAGATCAGCGGTGCCGTCGCCTTCCTCCTCAGCGACGCCTCCACCTACGTTACCGGCACCAATCTCCCGGTCGACGGCGGCTACACCGCTAAATAA
- a CDS encoding SMI1/KNR4 family protein: MADRYLDKRLELPSAYVEFIESCDGWEGDLGEKIGYVVIWSKETIQDRWQSYQMDEFMSDEWFPFGSDGGDEMLCFDLRRGDDSVFTLPYIGMSAEEPIPKCDSFSTISSAIAESPADE; this comes from the coding sequence ATGGCTGACCGCTACCTCGACAAGCGCCTCGAACTTCCCAGTGCATACGTCGAGTTCATCGAGAGCTGCGATGGATGGGAGGGCGATCTTGGAGAGAAGATCGGCTACGTTGTGATCTGGTCGAAGGAGACGATCCAAGATCGATGGCAGTCCTATCAGATGGACGAGTTTATGTCGGACGAGTGGTTTCCATTTGGATCCGACGGCGGGGACGAGATGCTTTGCTTCGATCTTCGCCGCGGCGACGATTCCGTATTCACACTTCCCTACATCGGGATGTCAGCTGAGGAGCCGATCCCGAAGTGCGACTCGTTTTCGACTATCTCCTCCGCGATTGCTGAGTCGCCTGCAGACGAATGA
- a CDS encoding DUF6547 family protein — protein MSDPALQLYKSVVDGFAQIHEGVHRVWVTERGFPDLPENREKNQFLSELRPDQKEVLVQMLEEARDGGIHDTLVYLHDRMAIEGLRLREGGIEMAHEPFDTQLYYDWVCRRAGDNWPDE, from the coding sequence ATGAGTGATCCAGCGCTGCAGCTCTACAAAAGCGTCGTCGACGGTTTCGCCCAGATTCACGAGGGCGTGCATCGAGTTTGGGTGACTGAGCGTGGATTTCCCGACCTGCCCGAAAATAGAGAAAAGAATCAGTTCCTTTCGGAGCTCAGACCGGATCAGAAAGAAGTCTTGGTCCAGATGCTCGAAGAGGCCCGCGACGGAGGAATTCACGATACGCTTGTTTATCTGCATGATCGCATGGCCATTGAGGGCCTACGTCTCCGCGAAGGCGGAATCGAGATGGCGCATGAGCCTTTTGACACGCAGCTCTACTACGATTGGGTTTGCCGCAGAGCGGGCGACAATTGGCCAGATGAATAA
- a CDS encoding Imm8 family immunity protein, translated as MTPVLKAFDCTDHDPIDQWRPEDPDFVDYWLCLHIGPDEEDGADFFYVNVITEYSLRSLAGADAVERKKIVLKSYSWSRVIGAVEEILSSVEGHDWSAISSELNRHFAWEFENYQTG; from the coding sequence ATGACTCCCGTGCTCAAAGCGTTTGATTGCACCGACCATGATCCGATCGATCAGTGGCGCCCGGAGGACCCCGATTTCGTCGATTACTGGCTGTGCTTGCATATCGGCCCCGATGAGGAGGATGGTGCGGACTTCTTCTACGTGAATGTCATCACCGAATATTCTCTGCGCAGTCTTGCTGGTGCGGACGCCGTCGAAAGAAAGAAGATCGTCCTGAAATCGTATTCGTGGTCCCGGGTGATAGGGGCCGTAGAGGAAATCCTCAGTTCGGTTGAAGGTCACGACTGGTCCGCTATTTCATCGGAGCTGAATCGCCATTTCGCATGGGAGTTCGAAAATTACCAAACAGGATGA
- a CDS encoding ribonuclease E inhibitor RraB, with product MKVSEIPNDADGDAIRRVFDHGSDPMRPMKVDFHVAMPNEKNGRAFAEIVASRGYEPDLSFDQELQEWTCSCSRTMLLEYDALLKCQKELDEISAPFDGFSDGWGTFGNE from the coding sequence ATGAAGGTTTCTGAGATACCGAATGATGCCGACGGAGATGCGATCCGTCGGGTGTTCGACCACGGCTCAGATCCAATGAGGCCGATGAAGGTCGATTTTCACGTCGCTATGCCGAACGAAAAGAACGGAAGAGCCTTCGCCGAGATCGTAGCGTCGAGGGGATATGAGCCCGATCTGAGCTTCGATCAGGAACTGCAGGAATGGACCTGCTCCTGTTCTCGGACGATGTTGCTCGAATACGACGCACTCCTGAAGTGCCAGAAGGAGCTGGATGAAATCAGCGCACCCTTCGATGGATTTTCGGATGGCTGGGGGACGTTCGGAAATGAATAG
- a CDS encoding IS1182 family transposase, translating to MGTPERGVHIMAKYKPYDYAQTMMVAVSLADQLQPGTLEHTIHYVVQERLDLRAFDAEHHNDDGGRPGYDPRVLLKVVLLGYSRGLLSSRKLEAACREQIVFMALCCGQRPDHSTIATFVSGMGEERISTLFSQVLLVCHEAELLGGTHFAIDGYKLSSNAAKESSGTHEDLRKKRDKLKELVREHVRTHQHNDRRSEDGKGGGSSSLLPRDPAKRLARLQRQAERIERFLNENEPRQGRSGTEIQSNVTDNESAKMKSSHGIIQGYNANAMVDAKHQVIVHGEAFGVGDDGAVATAMLAGAATHLTHATGEDDPLRQKIVSADTGYFSNQNLEAFEAAEVDAYVPDPKFRSRDPQLATAKRHRRPTDRRKQDYRSKRRWFRGDDFTFDEATERLMCPAGQRLYRCGHDHVTAQGYRATSYRAPKTACLSCELRDRCLQHPESGNPRQVRVFHGRVTETLTSRMKDKIDTPEGRQIYSRRLGIVEPVFGNLGAQKGMNRSTLRGRAKVDTQWKLYCLVHNLEKIARHGRPIR from the coding sequence ATGGGCACGCCCGAAAGAGGCGTGCACATCATGGCGAAGTATAAACCTTATGACTACGCGCAGACGATGATGGTGGCGGTGTCGCTGGCGGACCAACTGCAGCCGGGGACACTGGAACACACGATCCACTACGTGGTGCAGGAGCGACTCGATCTGCGCGCCTTTGACGCCGAGCATCACAACGACGATGGGGGCCGCCCGGGTTACGATCCACGGGTGCTGCTCAAGGTCGTGTTGCTGGGCTACTCGCGGGGGCTGCTCAGTTCTCGCAAGCTGGAGGCGGCGTGCCGCGAACAGATCGTGTTCATGGCCCTGTGCTGCGGCCAACGGCCGGATCACAGCACGATCGCGACGTTTGTCTCGGGCATGGGCGAGGAACGCATCAGCACGCTGTTCTCACAGGTGCTCTTGGTCTGCCATGAGGCCGAGCTACTCGGAGGGACCCACTTCGCCATCGACGGCTACAAGCTCTCCAGCAACGCGGCCAAGGAATCGAGCGGCACGCATGAGGACCTGCGCAAAAAGCGCGACAAGCTCAAGGAGCTGGTGCGCGAACACGTGCGCACGCACCAGCACAACGACCGTCGCAGTGAAGACGGCAAAGGCGGCGGCAGTTCGTCCCTGCTGCCCCGCGATCCCGCCAAGCGCCTCGCGCGCCTCCAACGCCAGGCCGAGCGCATCGAACGATTCCTCAACGAAAACGAACCCCGCCAGGGCCGCAGTGGCACCGAGATCCAAAGCAACGTGACCGACAACGAGTCGGCCAAGATGAAGAGCAGCCACGGCATCATCCAGGGCTACAACGCCAACGCCATGGTCGACGCGAAGCACCAGGTCATCGTGCACGGCGAAGCCTTTGGCGTCGGCGACGACGGCGCGGTGGCCACTGCCATGCTGGCCGGCGCCGCCACCCACCTCACTCACGCCACCGGCGAGGACGACCCGTTGCGCCAAAAGATCGTGAGCGCCGACACCGGCTATTTTTCCAACCAAAACCTCGAAGCGTTCGAGGCCGCCGAGGTCGACGCCTACGTGCCCGATCCGAAGTTCCGCTCCCGTGACCCGCAACTGGCCACCGCCAAGCGGCACCGTCGCCCGACCGACCGCCGCAAACAGGACTACCGCTCCAAACGTCGCTGGTTCCGTGGCGACGACTTCACGTTCGACGAAGCCACTGAGCGCCTCATGTGCCCCGCCGGCCAGCGCCTGTATCGCTGCGGCCACGACCACGTCACCGCGCAAGGTTACCGCGCCACCTCTTACCGCGCGCCTAAGACCGCCTGCTTAAGCTGCGAGCTGCGTGACCGCTGCCTGCAACACCCCGAGAGCGGCAACCCACGCCAAGTGCGCGTCTTCCACGGACGCGTCACCGAGACCCTCACCTCGCGCATGAAGGACAAGATCGACACGCCTGAGGGCCGACAGATCTACAGCCGCCGCCTCGGCATCGTGGAGCCGGTCTTCGGCAACCTCGGCGCGCAAAAAGGCATGAACCGATCGACGCTGCGCGGTAGGGCCAAAGTGGATACCCAATGGAAACTCTACTGCCTGGTGCACAACCTGGAGAAGATCGCCCGCCACGGCAGACCCATAAGATGA
- a CDS encoding integron integrase, giving the protein MTPSSKNRAKSAEQNNLVIDFRDWSRVLEKDLSVQHQRSFFRQQIIALLKACKTYRRSASTAFIKWYLKNRFNHPQSRERAREALLWFYQTAFKCRAVKPDEREFIPPPETKLLPMANAAGLPPPPAASDQGNSDWENALITAIRGRHFTWRTEQTYRNWSKRFANFLGNRTPWDATDEDAEGFLADLATRKRLSYSSQKQALNAVAFLMASALGRPLGVLDFRRAKKRPKIPVVLSRDEVEQLLGKLEGTYLLMAEVMYGSGIRLNELLNLRVQHLDLSRRQLSVVNGKGGKHRTTVLPARLVPTLERHLERLQDLFRADRQDQLPGVWLPEGLSRKYPRAGEQWHWQWVFPMRNPSFDKQTGIRRRHHMLPQPIQATVKAAGMDAGLSKRVTPHVLRHSFATHLLEAGTDIRTLQELLGHSKLDTTQIYTHVVRSGTGVVSPLDRLPS; this is encoded by the coding sequence ATGACTCCCTCCTCTAAAAACCGTGCGAAGTCCGCCGAGCAAAACAACTTGGTCATCGATTTTCGGGACTGGTCCCGTGTCTTGGAAAAGGACCTGAGCGTTCAGCATCAGCGCTCGTTCTTCCGCCAGCAGATCATCGCGCTGCTCAAGGCATGCAAAACCTACCGCCGGAGTGCTTCGACGGCCTTCATCAAGTGGTATCTGAAAAATCGGTTCAATCACCCTCAATCGCGAGAACGCGCCCGAGAGGCGCTGCTGTGGTTTTACCAAACCGCATTCAAATGCCGCGCAGTCAAACCGGACGAACGTGAGTTCATACCTCCGCCTGAAACCAAGCTGCTCCCGATGGCGAATGCGGCGGGCCTCCCCCCTCCCCCGGCAGCGTCTGACCAAGGGAACTCTGATTGGGAGAACGCGCTGATCACGGCCATTCGCGGCCGACACTTTACTTGGCGAACCGAGCAGACCTACCGCAACTGGTCCAAACGCTTCGCGAACTTTCTGGGTAATCGGACGCCCTGGGACGCCACCGATGAGGATGCCGAAGGTTTCCTGGCGGATCTCGCGACCCGGAAGCGTTTGAGTTATTCGTCGCAAAAGCAGGCGCTCAACGCCGTCGCATTTCTGATGGCTTCCGCTTTGGGTCGCCCTCTCGGTGTGCTGGATTTCCGGCGAGCCAAAAAACGGCCGAAAATACCGGTGGTACTCAGTCGGGATGAAGTGGAGCAACTGCTGGGAAAGCTGGAAGGTACCTACCTTCTCATGGCCGAGGTAATGTATGGATCGGGTATCCGCTTGAACGAGCTGCTCAATCTGCGCGTGCAACATCTAGACCTAAGCCGACGACAGTTGTCTGTCGTAAATGGCAAGGGAGGCAAACACCGAACCACCGTCCTGCCCGCGAGGCTGGTGCCCACCCTCGAACGACATCTGGAGAGATTACAGGACCTATTTAGAGCAGACCGCCAAGATCAATTGCCCGGTGTATGGCTGCCAGAGGGATTGAGCCGCAAATATCCGCGAGCTGGTGAACAATGGCACTGGCAGTGGGTGTTTCCCATGCGCAATCCGTCCTTCGATAAGCAGACTGGGATCAGGCGCCGTCACCACATGCTGCCCCAGCCCATTCAGGCCACGGTCAAAGCAGCCGGAATGGACGCCGGGCTTTCGAAGCGTGTTACTCCCCACGTGCTGAGGCATTCCTTCGCGACTCATTTGCTGGAAGCCGGCACCGACATTCGCACCCTCCAAGAATTGCTGGGGCACTCCAAACTCGATACCACCCAAATCTACACGCATGTCGTACGTTCCGGCACCGGTGTTGTTTCTCCTCTGGATCGGCTCCCCAGCTGA
- a CDS encoding tyrosine-type recombinase/integrase: MASVRRKPRSKYWYACYTDGSGVQQQISTKLTKKTEAFQLAVTFERAAHLDLAEAEALAEIGKIFARLRGDNITKVTIKEHLQKWLEERRGEVEAVSLERYRSSIDRFLSSLGSEAHVPVHRCSESHIRKFREERAAEVAPSTVNADINVLRFAFKRAMDKRLIVVDPTEQVQNLAARTKRGSSLRRPYTREEFRHLLEHANTEWEGMLYFGLYTAQRLGDIARVRWRDLENGVMKIIRSKQQSAAVVPLHPVIQAYLQQIPRGRPNDPVFPDIAETVRKTGRTGGLSNQFHKLLVAAGLAAKRSKKNTGRGHDKARTQSELSFHCLRHTANSWLKEAGVGEAVVRDIVGHESTDVSRVYTHIDDATKLAAICKLPFLQKGGQET; this comes from the coding sequence GTGGCTAGCGTTCGTCGTAAACCCCGTTCGAAATACTGGTATGCCTGCTACACCGACGGATCCGGAGTGCAGCAGCAGATTTCGACTAAGCTCACGAAGAAGACCGAGGCATTTCAACTGGCCGTCACGTTTGAACGTGCCGCGCACCTCGATCTGGCGGAAGCGGAGGCGCTGGCAGAAATTGGCAAGATATTCGCCCGTCTGCGGGGCGACAACATCACCAAGGTGACCATCAAGGAACACTTGCAGAAGTGGCTGGAAGAACGCCGGGGTGAAGTCGAAGCCGTGTCGCTTGAACGTTACCGTTCCTCCATCGACCGATTCCTCAGCTCCCTCGGGAGTGAGGCCCATGTTCCAGTCCACCGCTGCAGCGAATCGCATATCCGCAAGTTCCGTGAAGAACGGGCAGCGGAGGTGGCCCCATCCACCGTCAACGCCGATATCAACGTGCTGCGATTCGCCTTCAAGCGAGCAATGGACAAACGGCTGATCGTCGTCGATCCAACCGAACAGGTGCAGAATCTCGCCGCCCGCACGAAACGCGGTTCCAGCCTGCGGCGCCCTTATACCCGCGAAGAATTTCGCCACTTGCTCGAGCACGCCAACACCGAATGGGAAGGCATGCTGTATTTCGGCCTCTACACCGCCCAACGGCTCGGCGACATCGCCCGGGTGCGTTGGCGCGACCTCGAGAACGGGGTGATGAAGATCATCCGCAGTAAGCAGCAAAGTGCCGCAGTGGTGCCCCTGCATCCCGTGATCCAGGCTTACCTGCAACAGATCCCCCGGGGCCGCCCCAACGACCCGGTGTTCCCCGACATCGCAGAGACGGTCCGAAAAACCGGCCGAACCGGAGGCCTCTCCAATCAGTTTCACAAGTTGCTGGTCGCAGCCGGCCTCGCCGCGAAGCGCTCAAAGAAGAATACCGGACGCGGCCATGACAAGGCACGCACCCAATCGGAACTGAGTTTCCACTGTCTTCGCCACACCGCCAACAGCTGGCTCAAAGAGGCGGGTGTCGGCGAAGCGGTGGTGCGCGACATCGTAGGCCATGAGAGCACGGACGTTTCGCGCGTCTACACTCACATCGATGACGCGACCAAGCTTGCAGCCATCTGCAAGCTGCCGTTCCTGCAAAAAGGCGGCCAAGAAACATAA
- a CDS encoding tyrosine-type recombinase/integrase, protein MGVARFIEKPERELLLQTLTRARDRLLVELGLNTGLRVSSMLSLRWKQLWRDGDIVSVLEVPRRYLKGGQGARKKAMMSRRIPVNESLRGAILEHLREEFGELPPLAEGWVFRSQKRSPGVISRQQAYHVIRSAAQRAGLDHGVAPHGLRRSFAHDIYDASGHDLVITQKLLGHASVETTAHYLRPEEEKLDSLVLGLPFSNPKPAPLTTEHRTTSSVPQRSLQR, encoded by the coding sequence ATGGGAGTTGCCCGATTCATCGAAAAACCCGAACGAGAGTTGCTGCTGCAGACGCTGACGCGTGCGCGTGATCGACTGCTGGTTGAGCTCGGTCTGAACACCGGCCTGCGAGTAAGCTCAATGCTGTCTTTGCGCTGGAAGCAGCTCTGGCGTGATGGAGACATTGTCAGCGTCCTGGAGGTGCCACGGCGTTATCTCAAAGGAGGACAAGGAGCTCGGAAGAAAGCGATGATGTCGCGCCGGATTCCTGTGAACGAGTCGTTGCGTGGTGCCATTCTGGAGCACCTGCGGGAGGAATTTGGGGAGCTCCCACCTCTTGCTGAGGGTTGGGTATTCCGGTCGCAAAAGCGGTCGCCGGGAGTCATATCGCGGCAGCAGGCTTATCATGTGATTAGGTCCGCCGCCCAGCGTGCCGGACTGGATCATGGAGTCGCCCCGCACGGCTTGCGGCGATCGTTCGCACACGACATCTATGATGCCAGCGGCCACGACCTGGTGATCACTCAAAAGTTGCTCGGCCACGCGAGCGTCGAGACGACCGCACACTACTTACGGCCTGAGGAGGAGAAGCTGGACTCACTCGTGCTGGGCCTGCCTTTCTCAAACCCTAAACCAGCCCCCCTCACCACTGAGCATCGGACTACTTCATCGGTGCCGCAGCGTTCACTACAAAGGTAA
- a CDS encoding MobA/MobL family protein: MAYVTGLRLKDQNSGKTFSRTSKTDHVRFGCIGTGFLDLQTLCSKAEAAERRKDAVVGRHIILALARELDPQARKQVTEEFADRLGKELRVPVVWAIHEQQKLDSNPHAHLVFASRRFNHSTQEFGEKTRELDVRRSGGRIIRQWRENWENSINSILPPGTPRISCASHKDAGRDRTPRRHLGEVAWALEKRGYPTQNGSYNRTLDELEQIRLQTQTLDKQIDEERTALNPPSIAKRHWVSPEAPDYAELIAAQLTADFLNPPDAATDRAIAREAVPDFRYGPLKSVSKEPEVSSDLKDLSAIPDFFDDEESLTEEERCELIPSLRPIQGPNSVDEAANARAEIEESERLLAERLEEMEPDGMDW, from the coding sequence GTGGCATACGTGACCGGACTTCGGCTGAAGGACCAAAACTCCGGCAAAACATTCAGTCGAACCTCCAAGACGGATCACGTCCGATTTGGGTGTATCGGCACGGGGTTCCTAGACCTTCAAACTCTTTGCTCCAAAGCAGAAGCTGCCGAGCGCCGAAAAGACGCCGTAGTGGGGCGACACATTATTCTGGCTTTGGCTCGTGAGCTTGACCCTCAAGCTCGCAAGCAGGTGACCGAAGAGTTTGCAGATCGGCTCGGCAAGGAACTCCGCGTCCCAGTTGTCTGGGCGATCCACGAACAACAAAAGCTAGACTCGAATCCACACGCTCACCTCGTCTTCGCATCGCGCCGATTCAACCACTCGACCCAGGAGTTCGGGGAGAAGACTCGGGAATTGGATGTTCGTCGTTCTGGCGGAAGAATAATCCGCCAGTGGCGTGAAAACTGGGAGAATTCGATCAACTCAATTTTGCCTCCAGGAACCCCAAGGATCTCTTGCGCTTCCCACAAGGACGCGGGGCGAGACAGAACCCCACGACGTCACTTGGGTGAGGTTGCCTGGGCTCTCGAAAAAAGGGGATACCCGACTCAAAACGGCAGCTACAACCGGACCCTGGACGAGCTTGAGCAGATTCGATTGCAGACCCAAACCCTAGATAAACAGATCGACGAAGAGAGGACGGCACTGAACCCTCCATCGATCGCCAAGAGACACTGGGTGAGTCCCGAGGCACCCGACTATGCCGAACTGATCGCGGCGCAACTCACCGCAGATTTCCTCAACCCTCCCGATGCCGCAACAGACCGTGCGATCGCCCGAGAGGCCGTCCCCGACTTTCGCTACGGCCCCCTGAAGTCCGTCAGCAAAGAGCCCGAAGTCAGCAGCGATCTGAAAGATCTTTCAGCCATACCAGACTTTTTTGACGACGAAGAGTCCCTTACCGAAGAAGAACGCTGCGAACTAATACCATCGTTGCGCCCAATCCAGGGCCCAAACTCTGTAGATGAAGCAGCTAACGCGAGGGCAGAGATCGAAGAATCCGAACGCCTGTTGGCCGAACGTCTCGAGGAGATGGAGCCAGACGGAATGGACTGGTAA
- a CDS encoding M48 family metallopeptidase yields MDANLQLGDVTITVRRKPIKNLHLSAHPPTGRVTISAPERMRFDRIRLFAISKLDWIKRQQGTLRAQERETPRDFVERESHYVWGRRYLMSVEETEGGSFVELHPRRIVLGVRSGTTADIRRAILERWYRDQIRAAVPEFIRKWEPILDVAVKEFFVCRMKTKWGSCSPERRNIRLNTELAKKPKECLEYVIVHEMVHLLEPTHGPRFQELMNCHLGSWRSTRGLLNNLPIH; encoded by the coding sequence ATGGATGCGAATCTCCAACTCGGTGACGTGACGATCACCGTGCGGCGCAAGCCGATTAAGAATCTTCACCTTAGCGCACACCCGCCCACAGGTCGGGTGACCATATCCGCGCCGGAGCGCATGCGATTTGACCGTATTCGTCTGTTCGCCATTTCCAAGCTGGACTGGATCAAGCGTCAACAAGGCACGCTTCGGGCGCAGGAGCGTGAGACTCCGCGAGACTTCGTTGAGCGCGAGAGCCACTACGTCTGGGGGCGACGCTATTTGATGTCTGTGGAGGAAACAGAAGGTGGCTCCTTTGTGGAGCTTCACCCGCGGCGAATTGTTCTCGGCGTTCGCAGCGGAACCACCGCGGATATCCGACGCGCTATCTTGGAGCGTTGGTATCGTGACCAGATCAGAGCCGCTGTTCCGGAGTTTATTCGCAAATGGGAACCGATCCTGGACGTCGCGGTGAAGGAATTCTTCGTGTGCCGAATGAAAACCAAATGGGGGAGCTGCTCACCCGAACGGCGAAACATTCGTCTCAACACTGAGTTGGCGAAGAAACCCAAAGAGTGCCTGGAATACGTGATCGTCCACGAGATGGTTCATCTGCTGGAGCCGACACATGGCCCGCGTTTTCAAGAGCTGATGAACTGCCATCTCGGCAGTTGGAGGTCCACTCGCGGTCTCTTAAACAACCTTCCGATCCACTGA